The stretch of DNA TTCGACAGTCTGCGCCGGGCTCGTGAGACCGAGCCCCTGGCGATGCTCTGGATCAAGCTCGCGCTTGCGTGGGGAAACGGACGCAATATCGGATTTGCGGTGTCCCGTCGGCTGGAGCGAGATGCTCCCAGCTCTGCACGGCCGAGCAAGCGACAGCGCATCGCGATCGTGGGTAGCGGCAACATCGGTGGTGCGTTGGCGCGCGCTTGGCTGCGCACCGGTCACGACGTGCGCATCGTCACACGGGACGCGAACGCAACAGGCGTGAAGGCGCTCGTCGCGCTCGGGGCGACCACCTCTGGCATCGCCCAAGGCGCAGACCAGCGCGACGTGATCGTGCTCGCGATCCCGGCGGGCGCCGTCGTCGAGGTCGCGCAGGCCATGGGTGGCCTCGAGGGGCAGGTGGTCGTCGACTGCACCAACGCGATCGGTAAAGGCTTCACGCTGACGTACGGACACACCACGTCTTCATCAGAACAGCTCGCTAAGGCGCTACCAGGCGCGCGCATCGTGCGTTCCTTCAACCAACAAGGCGCGGAGGTGTTGGTCAATCCCGTCTTCGCAGGCACGCGCGCCACTAACTTCGTCGCGGCGGACGATGACGACGCGCGCAACAGCGTGCTCGAACTCGCGGCTGACGTCGGGCTCGATGCGGTGCCCGCCGGGCCGTTGGCTTCAGCACGCTACCTCGAACCCATGACGGTACTCTGGGTTTCGCTGTCCAAGGCCATTGGTACGCGGCAGTTCGGTTGGTCGCTCGTGCGCCGCTAGCTAGTCAGGTTCAATCGACGCCAGCGCTAGGCTCTGCTCTTGCGCCGCTTGCGCCAGAGCAGCAAGAGCGGCGCAAACAACCAAGCTGCGCTCGGCTTTGAACGACTCGTGGCACACCCAGAGCACCCTCCAGAGGCCGCAGACTTGTTTGGGGGTGAGGACACATCGGTTCCCGGAGGTAACGCGCTCGGGGCTGCGCTGGGCTTGCTCGTTGCGCTCGGAGCACTGGGCTCGGACCGCACCTCTTCACCCTTCGCGAGGTAGGCGGTGCGCGCGAGCTTCGACGTGCATTTATCTCCGTCTACGTTCACTTCGTAGTACCAGCGTACCTCGTCGTAGGGTTCCGTGACTTTGATGGCTCGTACTCCCGCAAAGCCCTTCGAGCACGAAGTGCTGTACTGACGAATCGTCTTCCAGCGTTCGTCTTTTTCCCGGGAGAGATCCTCGAATTGCTTGAGGTCGGCTCGCTTGACGAGCACCAGCTCGAGGTCGCCCTGCAACGGATGCCAGTTGACCGGGCTCGGCTTTCCAGGCTCCAGCGTCGTCGTCCCGTCGAAAGTGTTCGCTAGCACGAACACCGAGTCCTGCGGCGGCTCCCCGGAGACCTGGATCGACGCCTTTGCGCCCTTGTGACCCGGCGGCAAGATGTCGGCGCCAGCGTCGATCGTGCAGAACAGCGTGGCCGACGCCAGCGCGACCGGAACGAATGCGAAGATGAGTCGAGTCATGCTGCTCCTTGTGGCTTCCTTCTGTTTCTTCGGGGAAATGCTGCGAAGGCGACCAAGAGCGGGACCGGAAGCCCATACGCCCCCAGGACGCCTGCGTAGGCTACGTAGGTGTAGAGCGGTGTCTCGCTGGGATGGTCGATGCGCATCGGCGCTACGGGAACCTCCGGATCCACCCAGCTCAGCAGCTTTTCCTTCCAAAACTTGAGGGGCATGATGAAGGAACTCTTCAGCACCTTGGTGAGGTCCACGTCGAACCGCTGCATCTCCGGCATGACCTTCAGCTGTGGCGGATCGCTGAGGGACACCGGCAGTGACACCTCTCGCCCGCCGCGCTTGACGACGAACGTGACCTCTTCGTTCGGGTGAAGCCGCACCTCGTCCACCAGCTGCTGCCACTCCTTGATTTGCGTGCCGGCAAGTGAAACGGCCTCGTCTCCGTTTCGAACGCCCGCGAGTGCCGCGGCGCCATCCGGCGAGACCACCAGGCGCAGCGTTGGCTCCTGGCGGCCCATGGATAGCTGTGCGAGCGCAAACAGGGCAACCGCCGTCACGTAACAACTCAGGGGACCTATCGCCGTGAACAAGGTCCTTTGGCCCAAGCCGGCGTCCTGCCACGGAGTGCTCTCAAAGCCGAAGAGCGATAGTCCTCGAACTCCGCACAGCCTAGCCACCAGCCAGCGTGAGCCGATGAACACGGCCGCGTTCAACATGAAGCTGATCGCGAGAAGGGGTAGAACTCCCAACACCGCGCCGATGCTAGCACGCTCCGGCGAAGCGCTGCTAGTCGCTGCCGCGCGGAGCCAACTCGGTAAGGTGACCGAGGTTCAATTGGGTAGGAGCGCGTCTACGACTAGGTCATCTTGCAGCAGTTGGTCTTCACACAGCTCGAACGGGTAGGCGCGTTGGGCGACGATGCAGTATTGCCCCGCGCCAGTTTGGTCGCCGAGCAGTTCGAGCTTGCCGTCTGGGGCTGTGGCTTGCGCCGCGGCGGGTCCAGTGAAGCGTAGGTCGACGCGAGGTTTCAGATCAGCTCCGAGCAGGCTGACCATGTCATCCTGACCGACGGCAATTACCTCACCGCTCGGAGATATCTCGAGTGCATCGGCGTGCAACTGAATGGTTTGCTGCTCGCCGTCCCTGAACACGGATAGTTCGCGATACTTGCACGCGGCGACCACGACCGAACCATCTCGAGAGGCGGCTACGGGGCCGCGAGTGCAGCGTGCAGACAAGAGCTGTCTACTCGGTGGCCCTTCGAGCTGCACGCGCTGGATGCCCTCGTTCGTCACCAGGATCAGCACTCGGCCGTCACCGGAAAGAGTCAACGTGCCTCTCTCATTGCCTCCCGGCAATGGCCGCGCTTCAGGCTTGGGTTGCTTGAGGTCGTAGGTGCTGAGCGCGTCCTCCCCACGAACAACGGCGTGCCCGTTTGCCAATGCAGCGCCACGTCGGCCTTTCTGGCGCTGCAGCGTGACCTGAGTATCCCACTTGGCTTCGCCCACTCGCACAGTGCCGAGCTTTAGATCCGATGGTCCACCTGCCGCGTGGAGCACGTCCCTGGAACTGAAGCTGAGAGCAGATACCCAACCAGGAAAATCCGGCAGGTCTCGGCGCTGGCCGCTGGCGGCAACATCCCAGTAGAACACACTGCTTCTGCCGAAGTACCCAGCTAGGCGTTCGCCCGCCTCGGAGAACGTCAATTTTGCGCTGTATCCTGGTACCGTGAGGAAATGGCTCGAGGGCGCACGTGCGCTGGTTAGTAGCACCTCCACGCGCTGGTCGCTACCGCGGGAGAGTTGCCGAGCGATCGCGAGGGCTCCGTCGGTGAAGGCCATGCCCTTGAGCCGTATCGAAGGTGTCGTA from Polyangiaceae bacterium encodes:
- a CDS encoding NAD(P)-binding domain-containing protein, giving the protein MRIAIIGTGQVGTTLGRAWANVGHEVVFGSRGSTSPVVGSSVDTPAAAAAWADVVVLTIPWAAASQVVPALGDLQGKVLIDVTNPIGPGFVLTHGHDGSGAEQVAALATNARVVKAFNSTGLENMANPQYGPHRIFMPVAGDDGDAVSKVVQLAEQIGFDAYGFDSLRRARETEPLAMLWIKLALAWGNGRNIGFAVSRRLERDAPSSARPSKRQRIAIVGSGNIGGALARAWLRTGHDVRIVTRDANATGVKALVALGATTSGIAQGADQRDVIVLAIPAGAVVEVAQAMGGLEGQVVVDCTNAIGKGFTLTYGHTTSSSEQLAKALPGARIVRSFNQQGAEVLVNPVFAGTRATNFVAADDDDARNSVLELAADVGLDAVPAGPLASARYLEPMTVLWVSLSKAIGTRQFGWSLVRR